A single genomic interval of Notolabrus celidotus isolate fNotCel1 chromosome 13, fNotCel1.pri, whole genome shotgun sequence harbors:
- the znf395b gene encoding zinc finger protein 395b isoform X1, with the protein MESGPEGEKCGRKSSTMAAMGPDDKGGAKEGGTAVCPSGLQGRISATSHNSSGPDRQKNMVCTQSRVQPEKAFLERGHQKNKTLVSLTQREMDQGWSNLAAPLKAMGHAVHISNPAATREAPYSFRSPDSVEMDEIMAAMVLTSLSCSPVVQSPPRTDPGTGGSSSSADMECGGGELSDSGSSGYWSWDHGNVSPAPSPSVTEMDSSPDEGLHMELEQGEELNAKKPKSSFRGVYRCLWPSCGKVLTSSVGIKRHIRVLHLGSGSDQSQREEDFYYTKISCEAADTSSTAAPPQPVLSQASSTHLSWASCGSPSASEIQISPAYRPRSNSSSGPGVSQPSPLSQSAPSSFWQIHSEHLYQACSPVQVPVASRSPGCQVWTPSAPISSHSNTPLVKPRCRSVSVGEQWLQQNRLQPMTVSPSRNHCSFRKGRGEAKKCRKVYGIERKDQWCTACRWKKACQRFPD; encoded by the exons ATGGAAAGTGGACCGGAAGGGGAAAAGTGTGGTAGGAAAAG CAGCACCATGGCAGCTATGGGACCTGATGACAAAGGTGGAGCAAAAGAAGGTGGGACGGCAGTCTGCCCATCGGGGCTACAGGGTCGCATCTCAGCAACATCGCACAACAGCAGCGGgcctgacagacagaaaaatatg GTTTGCACACAGAGCCGTGTCCAGCCTGAAAAAGCCTTCCTGGAGAGAGGACATCAAAAGAACAAGACCTTAGTTTCACTGACGCAAAGAGAGATGGATCAAGGCTGGAGCAACCTGGCTGCCCCCCTCAAAGCTATGGGACACGCAGTGCACATCAGCAACCCGGCAGCTACTAGGGAGGCTCCATACAG TTTCCGCAGTCCTGATTCAGTAGAGATGGATGAGATCATGGCCGCCATGGTTCTGACCAGTCTGTCCTGCAGCCCAGTGGTCCAGAGTCCTCCTCGAACGGATCCTGGAACAG GTGGCTCATCGTCCTCAGCTGACATGGAGTGCGGTGGTGGCGAGCTGTCTGACAGCGGCAGCAGCGGCTATTGGAGCTGGGACCACGGCAATGTGAGTCCCGCCCCCTCGCCGTCTGTCACTGAGATGGACAGCAGCCCTGATGAAGGCCTGCACATGGAGCTGGAGCAAGGAGAAGAGCTCAATGCCAAAAAGCCAAAG AGCTCTTTCAGAGGTGTGTACAGATGCCTGTGGCCTAGTTGTGGCAAGGTGCTAACGTCTTCAGTCGGAATTAAGAGACACATTCGAGTGCTTCATCTGGG CAGTGGGTCAGATCAGTCCCAGAGGGAAGAGGACTTCTACTACACCAAGATTTCCTGTGAGGCTGCAGACACAAGCTCCACTGCAGCTCCCCCTCAGCCAGTTCTCAGCCAGGCCTCGTCTACTCATCTCAGCTGGGCCTCTTGTGGTTCCCCCTCTGCCTCAGAGATCCAGATCTCTCCAGCGTACAGGCCTAGGTCTAACTCTAGTTCTGGGCCTGGTGTGAGCCAACCTAGTCCGCTCAGCCAGTCTGCCCCCAGCAGCTTCTGGCAGATTCACTCAGAGCATCTCTATCAG GCCTGTAGCCCCGTCCAGGTACCTGTGGCCTCCAGAAGTCCTGGTTGCCAGGTGTGGACACCTTCCGCCCCCATCTCCAGCCACAGTAACACTCCG TTGGTGAAACCTCGCTGCAGGTCAGTCAGTGTTGGGGAACAGTGGCTCCAACAGAACCGGCTGCAGCCTATGACCGTGTCGCCGTCCCGTAACCACTGTTCCTTCAG GAAAGGTCGTGGAGAGGCCAAAAAGTGCCGGAAGGTGTATGGAATAGAGCGCAAGGATCAGTGGTGCACCGCCTGCCGCTGGAAAAAGGCCTGCCAGCGCTTCCCTGACTAA
- the znf395b gene encoding zinc finger protein 395b isoform X2 — protein sequence MAAMGPDDKGGAKEGGTAVCPSGLQGRISATSHNSSGPDRQKNMVCTQSRVQPEKAFLERGHQKNKTLVSLTQREMDQGWSNLAAPLKAMGHAVHISNPAATREAPYSFRSPDSVEMDEIMAAMVLTSLSCSPVVQSPPRTDPGTGGSSSSADMECGGGELSDSGSSGYWSWDHGNVSPAPSPSVTEMDSSPDEGLHMELEQGEELNAKKPKSSFRGVYRCLWPSCGKVLTSSVGIKRHIRVLHLGSGSDQSQREEDFYYTKISCEAADTSSTAAPPQPVLSQASSTHLSWASCGSPSASEIQISPAYRPRSNSSSGPGVSQPSPLSQSAPSSFWQIHSEHLYQACSPVQVPVASRSPGCQVWTPSAPISSHSNTPLVKPRCRSVSVGEQWLQQNRLQPMTVSPSRNHCSFRKGRGEAKKCRKVYGIERKDQWCTACRWKKACQRFPD from the exons ATGGCAGCTATGGGACCTGATGACAAAGGTGGAGCAAAAGAAGGTGGGACGGCAGTCTGCCCATCGGGGCTACAGGGTCGCATCTCAGCAACATCGCACAACAGCAGCGGgcctgacagacagaaaaatatg GTTTGCACACAGAGCCGTGTCCAGCCTGAAAAAGCCTTCCTGGAGAGAGGACATCAAAAGAACAAGACCTTAGTTTCACTGACGCAAAGAGAGATGGATCAAGGCTGGAGCAACCTGGCTGCCCCCCTCAAAGCTATGGGACACGCAGTGCACATCAGCAACCCGGCAGCTACTAGGGAGGCTCCATACAG TTTCCGCAGTCCTGATTCAGTAGAGATGGATGAGATCATGGCCGCCATGGTTCTGACCAGTCTGTCCTGCAGCCCAGTGGTCCAGAGTCCTCCTCGAACGGATCCTGGAACAG GTGGCTCATCGTCCTCAGCTGACATGGAGTGCGGTGGTGGCGAGCTGTCTGACAGCGGCAGCAGCGGCTATTGGAGCTGGGACCACGGCAATGTGAGTCCCGCCCCCTCGCCGTCTGTCACTGAGATGGACAGCAGCCCTGATGAAGGCCTGCACATGGAGCTGGAGCAAGGAGAAGAGCTCAATGCCAAAAAGCCAAAG AGCTCTTTCAGAGGTGTGTACAGATGCCTGTGGCCTAGTTGTGGCAAGGTGCTAACGTCTTCAGTCGGAATTAAGAGACACATTCGAGTGCTTCATCTGGG CAGTGGGTCAGATCAGTCCCAGAGGGAAGAGGACTTCTACTACACCAAGATTTCCTGTGAGGCTGCAGACACAAGCTCCACTGCAGCTCCCCCTCAGCCAGTTCTCAGCCAGGCCTCGTCTACTCATCTCAGCTGGGCCTCTTGTGGTTCCCCCTCTGCCTCAGAGATCCAGATCTCTCCAGCGTACAGGCCTAGGTCTAACTCTAGTTCTGGGCCTGGTGTGAGCCAACCTAGTCCGCTCAGCCAGTCTGCCCCCAGCAGCTTCTGGCAGATTCACTCAGAGCATCTCTATCAG GCCTGTAGCCCCGTCCAGGTACCTGTGGCCTCCAGAAGTCCTGGTTGCCAGGTGTGGACACCTTCCGCCCCCATCTCCAGCCACAGTAACACTCCG TTGGTGAAACCTCGCTGCAGGTCAGTCAGTGTTGGGGAACAGTGGCTCCAACAGAACCGGCTGCAGCCTATGACCGTGTCGCCGTCCCGTAACCACTGTTCCTTCAG GAAAGGTCGTGGAGAGGCCAAAAAGTGCCGGAAGGTGTATGGAATAGAGCGCAAGGATCAGTGGTGCACCGCCTGCCGCTGGAAAAAGGCCTGCCAGCGCTTCCCTGACTAA